A window from Salarias fasciatus chromosome 11, fSalaFa1.1, whole genome shotgun sequence encodes these proteins:
- the LOC115397470 gene encoding serum paraoxonase/arylesterase 2-like has translation MGKVIYISLVIAALSALLGERILNLRKRALASREVVNKHLPNCVALKNVDSGSEDITILGDGRAFISTGLKYPGMPVTEGIGKMLLLDVQDSRMKPVELRMPRNFDLESFNPHGISAYVDPRDDTVYLFVVNHPQHKTQVEIFKFVEDDLSLLHVKTIKHELLYSVNDIVAVGVDSFYATNDHYFAQEFLKAMVEPLLCQPWSNVVYYSPNEVKVAADGFYCANGINLSPDKKHIYVADIFDHTVHVLGIKDDNSLAPVKTVAVGSLADNIEVDPESGDLWIGCHPNAWKLLIFDPNDPPGSEVIRIQNIHSDEPVVTQVYVDDGRVLMGSSVAAVYGGKLLIGSVFHKALCCDLE, from the exons ATGGGGAAAGTCATCTATATCTCGCTTGTAATAGCTGCATTATCGGCGCTGTTGGGCGAGAGGATTCTCAACTTGAG GAAAAGAGCTCTCGCCTCCAGGGAGGTGGTCAATAAACATCTGCCCAACTGTGTCGCACTGAAAAACGTGG ATTCTGGGTCAGAGGATATCACGATCCTGGGGGACGGGCGCGCCTTTATCAGCACT GGCCTCAAGTATCCTGGCATGCCGGTCACAGAAGGGATCGGAAAGATGTTGTTGCTTGACGTCCAGGACAGCCGGATGAAACCTGTGGAGCTGCGAATGCCGAGAAACTTCGACCTGGAGTCTTTCAACCCGCACGGCATCAGCGCTTACGTCGACCCGCGTG ATGACACGGTCTACCTGTTCGTGGTCAATCATCCTCAACACAAAACCCAGGTGGAGATATTCAAATTCGTTGAGGACGACCTCTCTCTGCTGCACGTGAAGACCATCAAACATGAGCTCCTCTACAG TGTGAATGACATCGTTGCGGTGGGAGTCGACAGCTTCTACGCCACCAACGATCACTACTTCGCCCAGGAATTCCTCAAAGCTATGGTGGAGCCCCTGCTGTGCCAGCCCTGGTCTAACGTTGTGTACTACAGTCCAAACGAAGTCAAAGTGGCCGCCGACGGTTTTTACTGTGCGAACGGGATCAACCTGTCACCCGACAAAAA GCACATATATGTCGCAGATATATTTGACCACACTGTGCATGTGCTGGGGATAAAAGATGACAATTCACTGGCCCCTGTGAAG ACCGTGGCCGTCGGCTCCCTCGCTGACAATATCGAAGTCGACCCTGAAAGCGGCGACCTCTGGATAGGCTGTCACCCTAACGCCTGGAAGCTTTTGATATTTGACCCCAACGACCCGCCAGGATCGGAG GTCATCCGCATCCAGAACATCCACTCCGACGAGCCGGTGGTGACTCAGGTGTACGTGGACGACGGCCGTGTGCTCATGGGCTCGTCTGTAGCAGCCGTCTACGGAGGAAAGCTGCTCATCGGCAGCGTGTTCCACAAAGCCCTGTGCTGTGATTTGGAGTGA
- the LOC115397401 gene encoding serum paraoxonase/arylesterase 2-like yields the protein MAVSKKVVLAVVVGAFAAFIGHAYVRIQKLRLVDRELPVKHLNCHYLQGIDYGAEDITILKDGLAFLSTGLKFYALPSFSDDPGKMYILDLLHPRPTPVELQIRGDLDLSSFNPHGISAYTDPADDSVYLFVVNHPEDKSQVEIFRYVAEDTLEHLKTIIHPLLHDVNDVLAIGVESFYATNTGYFQNEVLQLLSIVLNWPWCEVVFYSPDEVRVAANGILGGNGINMSPDQKYIYVSDILDHEVDVFERQEGERLVFIKSVGVGTLCDNIDVDQKTGDLWLGCHPNSAKLLPFNPEDPPGSEILKIQNIHSEHPVVTQEYIDDGHIIMGSTIAAPYEGKLLIGSAFHKALYCDLK from the exons ATGGCTGTCTCGAAGAAAGTGGTGCTTGCTGTCGTTGTCGGTGCCTTTGCAGCATTCATTGGACATGCATATGTCAGAATACA GAAGCTGCGCCTGGTTGACAGAGAGCTGCCTGTCAAGCACCTCAACTGTCACTACTTACAGGGCATTG ATTATGGAGCAGAGGACATCACTATACTGAAAGATGGACTGGCCTTCCTGAGCACG GGGCTGAAGTTCTACGCTCTGCCGTCGTTCTCTGACGACCCAGGGAAAATGTACATTCTGGATCTGCTGCACCCGAGGCCAACGCCAGTGGAGCTGCAAATCAGAGGAGACCTGGACCTGAGCTCATTCAACCCTCATGGCATTAGTGCTTACACTGATCCAGCAG ATGACTCCGTCTACCTGTTTGTCGTCAATCACCCAGAAGATAAAAGCCAGGTGGAGATCTTTAGATATGTTGCTGAGGACACGCTTGAGCACCTGAAGACCATCATCCACCCTTTACTCCACGA TGTGAACGACGTCCTCGCCATCGGGGTCGAGAGCTTCTACGCCACCAACACTGGCTACTTTCAGAATGAAGTTCTTCAACTCTTGAGCATTGTCCTGAACTGGCCCTGGTGTGAAGTGGTGTTCTACAGTCCGGACGAGGTGCGAGTCGCCGCCAATGGCATTCTGGGTGGAAATGGAATCAACATGTCCCCCGACCAGAA GTATATATATGTTTCAGACATCTTAGACCACGAGGTTGATGTTTTTGAGAGACAAGAAGGAGAGCGCTTGGTGTTTATTAAG TCGGTCGGCGTTGGGACGCTCTGTGATAATATCGACGTGGACCAGAAGACAGGGGACCTGTGGCTCGGCTGTCATCCAAATTCAGCAAAGCTGCTGCCGTTTAACCCCGAAGATCCACCCGGCTCTGAG ATCCTGAAGATCCAGAACATCCACTCAGAGCATCCTGTCGTGACTCAGGAGTACATTGACGACGGACACATAATCATGGGCTCCACCATCGCCGCTCCCTATGAGGGGAAGCTGCTCATCGGCTCTGCCTTCCACAAAGCCCTGTACTGTGATCTGAAATAA
- the LOC115397400 gene encoding potassium channel subfamily K member 5-like, translated as MADTGPFLTSCIIFYLSVGAAIFQILEESNWVFAKDKYILQKENILRNHACLTKEGLDEILKIVSEAAGQGVTITGENHRNTWDWANSVIFAASIVTTIGYGNVAPKTKGGRVFCILYGLFGIPLCLVWISRLGSFFGDRAKRLSGILIRKGVSVKKVQFTCTAIFLLWGLFVHLVIPPFVFMSMEGWSYLEGIYFSFITLTTVGFGDYVAGVNPDIEYPRLYRVFAELWIYMGLAWLSLFFSWKVNMVVEAHKVLRKRRHRHKQYEEAEPEEEKPEEDSKRPTVVDIFHFQSGPDENYSTIIKEIGIAAKKNKPADKINRSKSCSDILANNIQTLERSPRHRRMISISEVFSSVKVDMEKSKREKEHPAIQESLRDPEPADIARAGDQEKADSCVFDLEEDGIVFAVSAKDNPEEKSVQHPAGGETRFKISKVVEEDLLVDTAEKG; from the exons ATGGCTGACACGGGTCCGTTTTTAACTTCGTGTATTATTTTCTACCTGTCTGTCGGGGCCGCGATATTTCAAATCCTCGAGGAGTCCAACTGGGTTTTTGCCAAAGACAAGTACATCCTGCAGAAGGAAAACATCCTGAGGAACCATGCCTGCCTAACCAAAGAAGGTCTGGATGAGATACTGAAG ATTGTGTCAGAGGCTGCGGGCCAAGGTGTGACCATCACCGGGGAAAATCACCGCAACACCTGGGACTGGGCCAACTCTGTCATATTCGCCGCCTCCATTGTAACCACCATAG GTTATGGAAACGTTGCCCCCAAGACAAAAGGTGGGCGAGTGTTCTGCATCTTGTACGGCCTGTTCGGGATCCCCCTGTGCCTGGTATGGATCAGTCGGCTGGGCTCCTTCTTTGGAGATCGGGCCAAACGCCTGTCCGGGATTCTGATCCGCAAAGGAGTGTCAGTG AAAAAGGTGCAGTTCACCTGCACGGCCATTTTCCTCCTGTGGGGGCTGTTTGTGCACCTGGTGATCCCTCCATTCGTCTTCATGTCAATGGAAGGGTGGAGCTACTTGGAGGGCATTTACTTCTCTTTCATCACTCTCACAACCGTTGGGTTTGGAGATTATGTGGCAG GTGTGAACCCAGACATCGAGTACCCTCGCCTGTACCGGGTGTTCGCCGAGCTGTGGATCTACATGGGCCTGGCCTGGCTGTCTCTGTTCTTCAGCTGGAAGGTCAACATGGTGGTGGAAGCTCACAAAGTGCTGCGAAAGAGGAGACACAGGCACAAGCAGTACGAGGAGGCGGAGCCCGAAGAGGAGAAGCCGGAGGAGGACTCGAAGAGGCCCACGGTTGTCGATATCTTCCACTTCCAGTCCGGGCCGGACGAAAACTACAGCACCATCATCAAGGAGATCGGGATCGCggccaaaaaaaacaagccgGCGGACAAAATAAATCGCTCGAAGAGCTGCAGCGACATCTTGGCCAACAACATCCAGACTCTGGAGCGCTCGCCGCGCCACAGGCGCATGATCAGCATCAGCGAGGTCTTCTCCAGCGTCAAGGTCGACATGGAAAAAAGCAAACGGGAGAAGGAGCATCCGGCAATACAGGAGAGCCTGAGAGACCCCGAACCTGCAGACATCGCGAGAGCGGGCGATCAGGAGAAGGCGGACAGTTGTGTTTTTGATTTAGAGGAAGATGGTATCGTCTTCGCGGTGTCTGCCAAAGATAATCCAGAAGAAAAGAGCGTTCAGCACCCTGCCGGAGGGGAGACCCGGTTCAAGATCTCGAAGGTGGTCGAGGAGGACTTGTTAGTTGACACAGCAGAAAAAGGATGA